Part of the Musa acuminata AAA Group cultivar baxijiao chromosome BXJ3-10, Cavendish_Baxijiao_AAA, whole genome shotgun sequence genome, TAAGTTTACAACTTTGTATTACATGCAGCCATACATAATCTCTCAAATGCTCTCCGAAATGTCCAAGAGGAACTACTGTTCTTGTTGAAACAGAACAATTAGACGAGTAGATACCGAGCAGCTTTTCTTGTATTGAAATATACCTTTTTCCTGTCAAGAAGGATGATTTGTCTGTCCATGTGCAATCTCCTACTGTTGTTGGATGCCTGTGGAGATGCTGACAGCTTATGAAGCGAATACTGTGTGGTTTTACaggtatcataaaatatttagatattaATATAAGTTGTTCATATCGAGTTAATTCTTTtcctatcataaaatatttagatattaATATGAGAATTTATTGATATCATGTGAATGGAGGCGGAATATTGATATCACGTGAATGGAGGCGGATGCCAAAAGGTGTTTCGTTCGTTCCTTCCTTCCTTCGGCCACCATAATATCACGAGGGCGGCTGAGATGAATTCTTCTATGGATCTTCTTCACATTCCACAACACTTGGCTACTAACTTCATGCCTCTCATTCGTTcccaagaaaagaacaaaatggTTCATATCATAAAAGACTTTATACCTCTCATCCATTCCCAAGGATCATCAATCACAGAGCCACggaacaaaaaagaaagaatccgTGTGTGCGGCGCGGCCCTAATGAGAAAAGCATGGAGCATTTCTACTCATTGCACATGTTCTTTCCCCACTTCTCTCCAAAGGAGACTGGAATTCGCATCTTGTTCATCCACATCCACCTTTCTTGATCTGATCCGTGTAGTACAAAGTAGGCTCATGGTTGCGGCATTTCCACGGGATTGATTACCCCACCCACTGCCATCATCATCCATCTTTTTCCCTGCTTTTATTTGAAAATTAGTAGCTttgttctcttctttcttttttcctttttttgctaaaaaaaaattaatagctcTCTAATTTAAATTTATCCACTCAAAAAGGACATCAAACACAAGTTCAAAAAGATAAGATCCACATACCATAATAAAATCTTCACCAGTTACACTAAGGttatactttcaaaaattttcGGATAATGATTAAGTGATTTTATAGATCatgtttaaattaatattttatcgaatgatatttttatttttattattttatttttattttttaatagaatttataatatcacttttgtgaaattgatgggttcccatatcctcctcctcctcctcttcttctgatCCACATGACCTCTGTCGATGGCTCTGTGTTTACCATCCAGTAATCCACAGTCACACTCACCCCAAACTGGATTTGGCCTCATCCTCACATTATAAAGTGTGTGTGGATCAGCTAAAGTCTCAGAACAAGAAAGGAACCTTCTTCGTCTGCTTCCCTCATGGCCTCCCCTGGCATTAGCAGAGGTGGACTGTTTTCGGGCTTTCTCCTCTGTTTCCTTGTGCTGCAAGCCTTGGCGGGCGCTTCGGGGATAGTCATCGGCCTACGGCGGCGGCACCAGGGCGGCGCGCAGAGGCGGCGCCCCACCGACCAAACAGCGTGCGACCTGTTCGCCGGGAGCTGGGTGAGGGACGACTCCTACCCGCTATACCAGTCGCTGAGCTGCCCCATCATCGATCCCGAGTTCAACTGCCAGTTATATGGACGGCCGGACACCGAGTACCAGCGGTACCGATGGCAGCCGAGCGGATGCGAGCTCCCCAGGTATGTGGGCTTGCCTGCTCCGATGCGTTCTACGTTCTGAGCTCGTTCATCAACGATGGCTGGCGGACCTGCAGGTTTGACGGGGTTGGTTTCTTGGCGACAATGAGGGGGAAGACGGTGATGTTCGTGGGCGACTCGCTCGGGCGGAACCAGTGGCAGTCCTTAATCTGCATGCTCGCCGCCGCGGCGCCGCAGTCGCAGACCCAGTTCGTCAGAGGAGAGCCTCTCTCCACCTACAAGTTCCTGGTTGGTTCGCTTTCCGCCTTCGTAAGATCTTGTCACCCTCAAGCTGTTCGATCCAACGACGAACCTCTGTGGTTGCTGCAGGATTCTGGAGTCTCGGTTTCCTTCTACCGGGCACCTTATCTGGTGGACATCGACGTGGTGCAAGGGAGAAGAATCCTCATGCTGAACGAGATAACAGGGAATGCCGAAGCATGGAGAGGAGCGGACGTCTTGTGCTTCAACTCCGGCCATTGGTGGACTCACAAGGGAGCTCTTCAAGGGTGCAACTCCTGCCTCATCTTCGTGCTTGTTTGCTGCGATTTGGTCGAGCATAAGAAGGACAAGCTTTGCAGGTGGGATTACATGGGAGATGCAGGCTCTTTCTACGAGGACATGGATCGATTGGTGGCGTTCCAGAAAGGGATGAGCACATGGGCAAACTGGGTCGACGCTACCGTCGACAGGACCAAGACGAAGGTCTTCTTCCAGTCCATATCTCCCACCCACTACAAGtaactctctctctcctccccttGCTATCTTTCTCTTAATTCCTCGCTCGAGTTAGTAGGAGGAGCACACATTCATGGCATAGCACCCGACGTAAGAATCCACTATCAACATTCCCATACAAGATGCAATCAGAGCTTTTCTGCAGAACCAGAATCCATGGTGGATTGCCCTGTTCTAGAACTGCAGTATTTAGTGCTTTGGAAAACTTCTTTGTATCCTTGATTTTTGGGTTTACATGATCTACCATTATTGCGAAACGAACATGTCCTGCAGAACTTCTTTCAGGACATGaatgagctgctgctgctgctcttgaatagagagagagagagagagagatgaaacagAGGGGATATGAATGGAGTTGAATCATGGTCCTGGAAGGAAGTGAGCTTGATGTCTGTGAGGTCTTCACGGACTAACCGCAGGTCCATGAATCTCATGTCACTggggagagagacagagagagagagagagagagaggccttgTTGTGCCTCTCGTCGTCAGCTTTCTGAAGCAGACCTCGTGAGCAGGGGAAGGAGGACAGAGGGAGCTACCTCGAGCTGTCCATCAATTGTCGGATTAGGTCGCACGCCTGATGGCGCCGCCGACCCCCTTTGGCGTCACGACAAGCGTCACGAGATAATTGCCGAGCTCACCATTGTATAGGTGGGTCCCTAGTCCACGTCAATGGACCCCATTCGGCTCCAACGGTAGAGATGGATTTGATGGATATCTTATTAATTTCCAAATTAATCATTATTCAAGTATctatttaatttgattttattgtaatCGAATATATTTAAGATTAAACAAAATATAAGATGATTATTATATTGATCGTATAATATCTTAATTTAGGCTTACATCGATCATTATATTATGCTTATTGCTTATCACTAACTTAAAAATGTGTCTGCCAACTGCCCTTCCATGCGACGTTGGTGCGCAGTCCGGCGGAGTGGAACGGCGCGGCCTCGAAGAACTGCTTCGGCGAGACGGCGCCGGTGGGCGGGTGGAACTACACGGCCCCGTACCCGGAGCAGATACAGGTGATCAAGGGCGTGATCAAGGCGATGAGGAGTCCCGCCGCCTTGCTCGACATCACCGCTTTGTCGGAACTCCGAAAGGACGGCCACCCTTCCATCTACAGCGGCGACTTGACTCCGGAGCAGCGGGCCAACCCCGACCGCTCCGCCGATTGCAGCCACTGGTGCCTCCCCGGCCTCCCCGACACCTGGAACCTGCTCCTCTACACTGCCCTCTTCTTCTCCTGATCCGTATGGCGCCTCGTCTCTTCATTCTTCTCAGTATGATTGCTAACCTATCTGCAATCTTATTTTGCTCATTAGCTGATGTTAATGGATTATATTCCGTACTATCAACTCAAAATCGATTGTCATTCCAAAATACATATAGAAATCAGATCCTTGACCGATTTAATTCACTAATCTGATCATTTAAATCCTTCtattacaagaatcaaagaaaaaaaaatctatatattTGTTCCTATCTCAATTCCTCAATGTGTTTGCTTTCTTATCATCCTCTTTACTATTCCTTTTATGCAAATAACAAGTAACAAAACTATAGGAtgatataatattaagtttttttGGAtagaatataattatattttatttttgaaaaaatattaAACTTATGATTCAACCATTTAATCCACCGGTTCGACTAATTATCTGATTAAGTGCCCCGAGTTGTGTAATAAAGTGAGTATGGGTTTtgtgtttttttcctttcttttaagcTCTTTGTGTTTTAAAGAACAAGTCAGATCAAAGAAATTTTCACATGATTTATATGTCATGAGTAAGTGTTGTTCTAATGTCAAATTCTTTATGGCCtaagcttgaaaattttgtaGGTTAAGCCTCCCAacaagcggattcaatagttaatTGACAAGGGTGGATTATAGCAAAACCCCTATCTAAAATCACAGTCCATATTTGAGATGGAACTATCATTATTTGCATGATGTGGTTTTACGATATTGCGGAGTAACGAGGCATCAAAATGAAATCTGGCCAGTGTTCCTCTGCAACATCTTTCACCGGCCTAAGAAATATTGTGTAGGTTAAGAGCAATCAACATATAGGAGGAAGGTTCTTGGGTGATTCATTTGTAATTTGGGAATATCTGATCTgaaatatgcatcattttatctgtaagataatatattttttttatcacatgCAGTCAGAAATTAGAGGCTGTGGAGTCAAATAAACTTGAGGAGCAAACACACAAAAAATTGCACATGTAGGTGCATGCATCAATTGCTATTTTCATCTCATGTTCATTACAAAAGTTTAGCAGAATATGCCTCTCATCATCACAATCCTTTTCTGCTTCTTCATCAGTAGTTCCAAAATCATGCTTGATCTGAACATAAGTTCACAATGTCAGAAACCACTCTCAGTTTCAGATTCCATCCAGAATGAGAGGTCAATGCAGCATCACTGAACTCCCTACTCATCTGCAAAACAAGACAGGAAACTTTCAGCAGTTCTGTCAGCACACAGGAAGACAAAGACTCATCTGTTTGAACACCAATCTGAACTCATGCAGATCCTCCCTGCACATCAATCACCATCTTGATCTGCATGGATATCAGCCTACAAGCCATTAAACACAGTGGTGTGTGCTTGTCCTGATTGTAACACAAACATAAGCCTCAACAGGACACAGGATTCTATGTTTTGCATCCCTGATACCAAGCCAAGCTTTTGAGCCTACAAACATGGCAAACTTTCAATAAGATTAACTAGGAGAATTAATTTTCAGTGGTATGCTGCATGAGGAAGATGATTCAAATAAACCATACAATTCGATCAACCTCGTCTTTCGTGTAAAATCACAATCAGTCTACTTGGATCCAGAAGATATTTTATCTCAGTTATTCCAATCTAAAACATTGTTTTACATGCCATAGAAATAATATAGTTAAAGCTTCTCAACCTATCCCAAATATACCCAGTAATTAAGGAAAACCATTCACCATCAAACTCAACAAGGAAGAACCAGTACTACCATAAACCACATGAAGCCAAGCTTTTACTCAGAAAGAACCCAGACCAATAAACTAAGCTTGAGTATTGGGTGGGGCCAGTTGGGTAGTAGGATTTGGACtttacttctttttcttttttttggatagGGTAGTAGGCTTGGTCTTGATAGATGCTTTCGATGGTAAGATATGTCTTCATTCTTATTCAGAAAATTTATACAGTATTCTGCTGAATGATGTCAATCATGGCCCACTCAACAAAGGATTGTGAATCTTTTGATAATAGTATTGGCAAAAGATTGGTAATGATGCATGCATGATTTGTTAATGCACTAGTTCTATTTGCATTTGACAGTGGCAGAACTTCTTACCATAGTCCCctcattttatattttttggaAATAGAAAAATAAGAATACCAAATTAATGTGAATGTGGAAACAATATTTGATACTCATGACACCTGAAGGGAGAATATACTATGCTTAAAAATCAACATGGATATCTTAAACTGGGAGAAACTTAATGTGAATGCAGTAATTATTTTGCCAGAGGTGAGAATGCATATAATATTGATTTGGTATGCATAAAATCTAACTTCatccaaagaaagaaaaatcatcattttatcaGAGAAAAGGTTGTCATCTCCCTGGGCTAAATGATGATGAATAACTATGAATTCCTGATATCCTTGTGTCCACTTAGTTCTGAAGTATACATCCATCTCTCTGACTGGTGTTCTACTGCAGCACATCCAACCAGCCATATGCATCCTGAGAGTGCCATTTGCTAGTCTAGCCTACTGGTGGAATGGAATATGATCAAATGTTACCAACAACCTGGTACGGTTGCTACCTACCACAAGCTCACCATGACCTTTCTGAGATTCCAGAAGCACTTGTGAGAGGTAAACTCAACCTGGAAGCAATTTCCTTTTTTGTGTTTTTCTCACTTTTCCTGTGAGCATGTGAACAAATGACAGAACCTATTACTGTGTTCTATCCTGTTGCCTGGATGTTGCTTTGAAAAGATCAACAATCATGTGACATGAGCATGTATAATATGGGAGTTTATTCTACAGTGAACTCTCAAAatttctgctttgtattttttttccaacaaaatataaaatcaaattcATCAATTAAAAATCTCTGTTGTATGCAGCACCAGGCATatgacagattttttttttctatccagAACATTGCCACTGTATTTTTATatatagagagaaagagagaaacatTACTTCAGCTCATATTGTAACATGGTTATTCAACTACctatttgatatctcatcattacAAGCAATAATCAACATAACTCATACATACTGCAGTCAAGACAATGATTCCTGTCATCACTGATATAGTAAAACATATGATCAAATTAACAGGAGGCAGATGAGCTCTATTGGCATTGCTTCACTTGAAGAGAAAAAAGTGATCTCTCCACAGCCTTTCAGATTTGGTTTCTGATTAACTGCAAACAATGTAACAACTTGCAATATTTAATATTGTCCTACCAGAGCTTATAATTACATGTTTGCTAGGATGCACTGTCTTTACTTTCTTAAAGATATAAAGCTGTGGATACTTTGTATATTGTAATTTATCAAAGTTTAGAAGCATATATGAACTTTAGCTACAGATTAATAACTGCATATGCTAGACTTGAGACTTGTTCTTTGTGGTTGTTGACTCAGCAAGGTATCTGTCTTCTCAACTAGCTAACTCTTCCTCAGAACATCTTAATCAATAGGCAAGGAAAATTATATCTCCAGACTTGTTCAAATACTctggttagaacacttgcaaccAATTTATTATATATGCAATTTAGTTATAGGATTAGAATAAAAAGGTCCATTACATGTTAATTTATTCTGTGGTTGTGGGCACAAAGTTATCCTTAAATTTCTACTCTTTTACAGATTTAACTCCATTACTGGATATCAGATGATACTTATGGATtgtaatcaatattttgatcaaattGTTATGTTTTGAGGGAAGTATGTAGGTTATAGTTTTACACTTCTTCTTGAGTTCATGCTTATTAGGTTTTTATGGGTAAATAGTTCATAACATATGCAATCACATGTGCTACTGTCAACATGGATTAGATGTAGATTTGTGTCTTCACAGGATTAGAGCTCACAGAATCTATTATAAACCCTACCAAAAGATACTACCTAACCAACAACAAAAAAAGAATTGTGGAGTTCATTCTAGGGTTCTTGTAGTAGCTGGACCCCCACCTAATAATTCTCCCTCTTTTGCAAGCTTATGTGTTACTAATTATTGGCCCTTCTCCTTTCGCCTTCTCCCTCAAATTGATCCTTAGATTCGTTCTTCTTATCCCATGGCGGGGATGAATAAAGGAACTGTGATGGCAGCATTCTCCACCCAATGAAGAAGAAAGCTTGTTGAGAAAACTTCACTTCACTTTCTCCcttatctttgcttctctttcctcttccttcctcctcccttcTTTGCTTCATGTGAGCCCGGGCTTCAGGGGGATCAGATGGCGCTGCTCGAATCCCGAACGTCCAGCATGAAGCACACATCATCCTTCAGCAATCGCCGGAGGAAGGGCAAGTACTCTGCCTTCGTCCTGGTCGTCTCGGTGGTCCTCTTCTGCACCTTCGTGTACGACGGGGACGTCCAGTCGGTCGCTGAGTATGATTTTGGCAGCGGAGCTAATCCTTCGGGCATTACTCACCAAGAATTCGCCGTAGCTGAGGCAAGCAGAAAGGAAGACCATGAAGCCAAGAGGAGGACGGAGACCTCAGAGGGTGACATGGTCCAAGAGCAGCCGACAGCGCCGGGAATTGCCAAGGAAGACGTCGTGCGAGTGATGGAGTCACCGGTGGCTACAGGAGCTGTGCATGAAGAGGCCGCCAAGGAGGCCGAGCGGCAGCCACGAGTAGTCCTCGACGTGCCGGAGAGTTGCGACCTGTTCACCGGCCGATGGGTCTACGACGACGTGAGCTACCCTATCTACGAGGAGCAGGAGTGCCAGTTCTTGACGGAGCAAGTGACCTGCATGAGGAACGGCCGGCGCGAGGACAGCTACCAGAAGTGGCGGTGGCAGCCCCAAGATTGTTCTTTGCCCAGGTATACATGACGCTATTCCTCGCCGATCAACACCATTGTTTTGGTTGTCTTCTTGATCAAGCACGTCAACCGCAGTCAATTCTTAAGTGGTTCTTTCTTCTTGATGAGAAGATTCGATGCGAGGGTGATGCTGGAGAGGCTGCAAGGGAGGCGTCTCATGTTCGTGGGCGACTCCCTGAACCGGAACCAGTGGGAGTCGATGGTGTGCCTCGTCCAATCCGCGGTGCC contains:
- the LOC103969021 gene encoding protein PMR5 isoform X3 is translated as MASPGISRGGLFSGFLLCFLVLQALAGASGIVIGLRRRHQGGAQRRRPTDQTACDLFAGSWVRDDSYPLYQSLSCPIIDPEFNCQLYGRPDTEYQRYRWQPSGCELPRFDGVGFLATMRGKTVMFVGDSLGRNQWQSLICMLAAAAPQSQTQFVRGEPLSTYKFLDSGVSVSFYRAPYLVDIDVVQGRRILMLNEITGNAEAWRGADVLCFNSGHWWTHKGALQGLFLRGHGSIGGVPERDEHMGKLGRRYRRQDQDEGLLPVHISHPLQSGGVERRGLEELLRRDGAGGRVELHGPVPGADTGDQGRDQGDEESRRLARHHRFVGTPKGRPPFHLQRRLDSGAAGQPRPLRRLQPLVPPRPPRHLEPAPLHCPLLLLIRMAPRLFILLKTTLSFRFHPE
- the LOC103969021 gene encoding uncharacterized protein LOC103969021 isoform X1, producing MASPGISRGGLFSGFLLCFLVLQALAGASGIVIGLRRRHQGGAQRRRPTDQTACDLFAGSWVRDDSYPLYQSLSCPIIDPEFNCQLYGRPDTEYQRYRWQPSGCELPRFDGVGFLATMRGKTVMFVGDSLGRNQWQSLICMLAAAAPQSQTQFVRGEPLSTYKFLDSGVSVSFYRAPYLVDIDVVQGRRILMLNEITGNAEAWRGADVLCFNSGHWWTHKGALQGLFLRGHGSIGGVPERDEHMGKLGRRYRRQDQDEGLLPVHISHPLQSGGVERRGLEELLRRDGAGGRVELHGPVPGADTGDQGRDQGDEESRRLARHHRFVGTPKGRPPFHLQRRLDSGAAGQPRPLRRLQPLVPPRPPRHLEPAPLHCPLLLLIRMAPRLFILLSMIANLSAILFCSLADVNGLYSVLSTQNRLSFQNTYRNQILDRFNSLI
- the LOC103969021 gene encoding protein PMR5 isoform X6, whose protein sequence is MASPGISRGGLFSGFLLCFLVLQALAGASGIVIGLRRRHQGGAQRRRPTDQTACDLFAGSWVRDDSYPLYQSLSCPIIDPEFNCQLYGRPDTEYQRYRWQPSGCELPRFDGVGFLATMRGKTVMFVGDSLGRNQWQSLICMLAAAAPQSQTQFVRGEPLSTYKFLDSGVSVSFYRAPYLVDIDVVQGRRILMLNEITGNAEAWRGADVLCFNSGHWWTHKGALQGWDYMGDAGSFYEDMDRLVAFQKGMSTWANWVDATVDRTKTKVFFQSISPTHYNPAEWNGAASKNCFGETAPVGGWNYTAPYPEQIQVIKGVIKAMRSPAALLDITALSELRKDGHPSIYSGDLTPEQRANPDRSADCSHWCLPGLPDTWNLLLYTALFFS
- the LOC103969021 gene encoding protein PMR5 isoform X2, producing MASPGISRGGLFSGFLLCFLVLQALAGASGIVIGLRRRHQGGAQRRRPTDQTACDLFAGSWVRDDSYPLYQSLSCPIIDPEFNCQLYGRPDTEYQRYRWQPSGCELPRFDGVGFLATMRGKTVMFVGDSLGRNQWQSLICMLAAAAPQSQTQFVRGEPLSTYKFLDSGVSVSFYRAPYLVDIDVVQGRRILMLNEITGNAEAWRGADVLCFNSGHWWTHKGALQGLFLRGHGSIGGVPERDEHMGKLGRRYRRQDQDEGLLPVHISHPLQSGGVERRGLEELLRRDGAGGRVELHGPVPGADTGDQGRDQGDEESRRLARHHRFVGTPKGRPPFHLQRRLDSGAAGQPRPLRRLQPLVPPRPPRHLEPAPLHCPLLLLIRMAPRLFILLISDSIQNERSMQHH
- the LOC103969021 gene encoding protein PMR5 isoform X4, translated to MASPGISRGGLFSGFLLCFLVLQALAGASGIVIGLRRRHQGGAQRRRPTDQTACDLFAGSWVRDDSYPLYQSLSCPIIDPEFNCQLYGRPDTEYQRYRWQPSGCELPRFDGVGFLATMRGKTVMFVGDSLGRNQWQSLICMLAAAAPQSQTQFVRGEPLSTYKFLDSGVSVSFYRAPYLVDIDVVQGRRILMLNEITGNAEAWRGADVLCFNSGHWWTHKGALQGLFLRGHGSIGGVPERDEHMGKLGRRYRRQDQDEGLLPVHISHPLQSGGVERRGLEELLRRDGAGGRVELHGPVPGADTGDQGRDQGDEESRRLARHHRFVGTPKGRPPFHLQRRLDSGAAGQPRPLRRLQPLVPPRPPRHLEPAPLHCPLLLLIRMAPRLFILLS
- the LOC103969021 gene encoding protein PMR5 isoform X5, coding for MASPGISRGGLFSGFLLCFLVLQALAGASGIVIGLRRRHQGGAQRRRPTDQTACDLFAGSWVRDDSYPLYQSLSCPIIDPEFNCQLYGRPDTEYQRYRWQPSGCELPRFDGVGFLATMRGKTVMFVGDSLGRNQWQSLICMLAAAAPQSQTQFVRGEPLSTYKFLDSGVSVSFYRAPYLVDIDVVQGRRILMLNEITGNAEAWRGADVLCFNSGHWWTHKGALQGLFLRGHGSIGGVPERDEHMGKLGRRYRRQDQDEGLLPVHISHPLQSGGVERRGLEELLRRDGAGGRVELHGPVPGADTGDQGRDQGDEESRRLARHHRFVGTPKGRPPFHLQRRLDSGAAGQPRPLRRLQPLVPPRPPRHLEPAPLHCPLLLLIQTTLSFRFHPE
- the LOC103969021 gene encoding protein PMR5 isoform X7; the protein is MASPGISRGGLFSGFLLCFLVLQALAGASGIVIGLRRRHQGGAQRRRPTDQTACDLFAGSWVRDDSYPLYQSLSCPIIDPEFNCQLYGRPDTEYQRYRWQPSGCELPRFDGVGFLATMRGKTVMFVGDSLGRNQWQSLICMLAAAAPQSQTQFVRGEPLSTYKFLDSGVSVSFYRAPYLVDIDVVQGRRILMLNEITGNAEAWRGADVLCFNSGHWWTHKGALQGLFLRGHGSIGGVPERDEHMGKLGRRYRRQDQDEGLLPVHISHPLQSGGVERRGLEELLRRDGAGGRVELHGPVPGADTGDQGRDQGDEESRRLARHHRFVGTPKGRPPFHLQRRLDSGAAGQPRPLRRLQPLVPPRPPRHLEPAPLHCPLLLLIR